One Alkaliphilus sp. B6464 genomic window carries:
- a CDS encoding ABC transporter ATP-binding protein encodes MISMIKSVIGEDTKKLRLPVFLMFLDSVGFMVFIGVLYNVLMDINSESFSIDKLKTYTIILITAFIFRCIMISIGYKLNHLRGSDIIKDMRVNLGDHIRNLNLGYFNKNSIGDLMNILTADVTDFERILTHSLGDIIKAVVLIPYITIMSFFIDTRIALAQLITIIIGIPILIASGKMAQKFGLRKRAVLSDVISRIIEYINGVKVFKAYNQTGDKFKRLEDSFRRFKKESIMIELSVAPFVLAFQILSDFILPVVLLTGTYALLGGSIDEKTLITFLIISLSLTNILKAISAQYPEYKALKLAAGKIKDTYAREPLEYTKDNVQFKNFDIEFKNVSFAYEKDKEILKNINFEVKDGTTTALVGPSGSGKTTITSLIARFWDNNSGEIKIGGNNITEINPDYLLKHMSVVFQDVYLLNDTIFNNIKLGKPDVKYEEVVRAAKLANCHEFIDDLKDKYYTMVGEGGSTLSGGEKQRISIARAILKDASIILLDEATASLDADNEIEIQKSLQKLTEGKTVIVIAHKLNTIVNSDQIIVLNDGEIEEIGNHEKLLKNKKRYFNMYKEQEQAKGWVI; translated from the coding sequence ATGATAAGTATGATAAAAAGTGTGATAGGAGAAGACACTAAAAAATTACGATTACCAGTTTTTCTTATGTTTTTAGATAGTGTAGGATTCATGGTTTTTATAGGTGTTCTCTACAATGTACTTATGGATATCAATAGTGAGTCTTTTAGCATAGATAAACTTAAGACATATACTATTATTCTTATAACAGCTTTCATATTTAGATGCATAATGATAAGCATAGGGTATAAGTTAAATCATCTTCGTGGCTCAGATATTATAAAGGATATGAGAGTGAATTTAGGAGATCATATAAGAAATTTAAATTTAGGCTATTTTAATAAAAATAGTATAGGAGATTTGATGAACATACTAACAGCCGATGTAACTGACTTTGAGAGGATTCTAACTCATAGTTTAGGAGACATTATAAAGGCAGTTGTATTAATACCATATATCACTATAATGTCATTTTTTATAGATACTAGAATTGCTTTAGCACAACTTATAACTATAATCATAGGGATACCGATTCTAATAGCAAGTGGCAAGATGGCTCAAAAATTTGGACTAAGAAAAAGAGCTGTATTAAGCGATGTAATATCTAGAATAATTGAATATATAAATGGGGTGAAAGTATTTAAAGCATATAACCAAACAGGAGATAAATTTAAAAGATTAGAAGACTCTTTTAGAAGGTTTAAAAAAGAAAGTATAATGATTGAACTTTCTGTAGCGCCATTTGTACTAGCATTTCAAATACTATCTGATTTTATACTACCTGTAGTACTATTAACAGGAACATATGCACTTTTAGGTGGAAGTATAGATGAAAAAACTCTTATAACATTTTTAATCATAAGTCTTTCTCTAACGAATATATTAAAAGCAATATCAGCACAGTATCCAGAATATAAGGCGTTAAAACTTGCGGCAGGAAAAATAAAAGATACTTATGCTAGAGAACCATTAGAATATACTAAAGATAATGTACAATTTAAAAACTTTGATATAGAATTTAAAAATGTTTCATTTGCATATGAAAAGGATAAAGAAATACTTAAAAATATAAATTTTGAGGTTAAAGATGGAACGACTACAGCACTAGTAGGACCTTCTGGATCTGGCAAAACTACTATAACCAGTCTTATAGCTAGGTTTTGGGATAACAATAGTGGAGAGATAAAAATAGGAGGCAATAATATAACTGAAATAAATCCAGACTATTTACTTAAACATATGAGTGTAGTATTTCAAGATGTATACCTCTTAAACGACACTATATTCAACAATATAAAACTAGGTAAGCCCGATGTCAAATATGAAGAAGTAGTAAGAGCAGCTAAACTTGCTAATTGTCATGAATTTATAGACGATCTTAAAGATAAGTACTATACCATGGTGGGAGAAGGAGGATCTACATTATCTGGAGGAGAAAAACAAAGGATATCTATAGCGAGAGCAATCCTAAAGGACGCATCTATTATACTTTTAGACGAAGCTACAGCATCTCTCGATGCAGACAATGAAATAGAAATACAAAAATCCCTCCAAAAGTTGACAGAAGGAAAAACCGTAATAGTTATAGCACATAAACTAAATACAATAGTAAATTCGGATCAGATAATAGTTCTTAATGATGGGGAGATTGAAGAAATAGGAAATCATGAGAAGCTACTTAAAAATAAAAAGCGTTACTTTAATATGTATAAAGAACAGGAGCAGGCTAAAGGTTGGGTTATTTAA
- a CDS encoding ABC transporter ATP-binding protein: MKKQSNLSYLLYLAGGEKKKLFLAVILSVISSILAFAPFLIIYKMIMILFEGNVVYKEVLNLAVLAAVIIIVRIIFFIASGAFSHVAAFNILYDIRMKIIKHMGNLNLGFFTNKTSGELKKVINEDIEKMENFLAHHIPDISSAAVAPFIMFIYLLYLNYKMALVLLSPVVIGGVIQSIMFKNFEKRMEHYFTLLENMNSTIVQFIQGISVMKAFNVSSLSFEKYRKSIEEYADYWKKITGTNSQSHSIFLAIMDSGLLFTIPLGGYFYINGGIGLGTYLLFIIISMGFFNSFKTLLELGSNFSMIFEGVNRIKNILDMPRQESGKYSLSKSGSYDIEIKNVSFKYEDKNVLNNVNTSLKKGTINAFVGASGAGKTTLAQLIGRFWDVNEGEILINNKNIKDISMENLMDSVAFVFQDIFMLNDTIYENIRMGNENVTYEEVIEAAKKAQIHDFIMTLPSGYETRMGESGIKLSGGEKQRVSIARAILKDAPIIIFDEATSYADIENERKIQIALENMLKGKTTIMIAHRLHTIKNVDKIVVFDKGEIKEEGSHNELVSKNGLYKDMWKTYIESEKLAIEGGA, from the coding sequence ATGAAAAAACAGTCAAATTTAAGCTATTTACTATATTTAGCTGGAGGTGAAAAAAAGAAATTATTTTTAGCAGTTATTCTAAGTGTAATAAGCTCTATATTGGCTTTTGCACCTTTTCTCATTATCTATAAAATGATAATGATCTTATTTGAAGGTAATGTAGTTTATAAAGAGGTTTTAAATTTGGCAGTATTAGCAGCGGTTATTATCATAGTAAGGATAATATTCTTTATAGCATCAGGTGCATTTTCTCATGTGGCAGCTTTTAATATTTTATATGATATAAGAATGAAAATAATAAAGCACATGGGTAATTTAAATCTAGGTTTCTTTACAAATAAAACTTCAGGTGAGCTAAAAAAAGTTATAAATGAAGATATAGAGAAGATGGAGAATTTCTTAGCCCATCACATACCAGATATATCTTCAGCAGCAGTTGCACCCTTTATTATGTTTATATATCTTTTATATTTAAATTATAAAATGGCATTAGTTCTACTAAGCCCAGTAGTTATAGGTGGAGTGATCCAAAGCATAATGTTTAAAAACTTTGAAAAGAGAATGGAACATTATTTTACTTTACTTGAAAACATGAACTCAACTATAGTTCAGTTTATTCAAGGGATATCTGTAATGAAAGCATTTAATGTATCATCTTTATCATTTGAAAAGTATAGAAAATCTATAGAAGAATATGCGGATTATTGGAAAAAGATAACTGGAACAAATTCACAATCCCATTCAATCTTTTTAGCCATTATGGATTCAGGATTATTATTTACAATACCTCTAGGTGGATATTTCTATATTAATGGTGGTATAGGTTTAGGAACGTATCTCTTATTTATAATTATAAGCATGGGATTTTTCAATTCATTTAAAACATTACTAGAGCTAGGCTCAAATTTTTCTATGATATTTGAAGGTGTAAATAGAATTAAAAATATTTTAGATATGCCTAGGCAAGAATCAGGTAAATACTCACTATCTAAAAGTGGGAGTTATGACATAGAGATAAAAAATGTTTCATTTAAATATGAAGATAAAAATGTATTAAATAATGTAAACACTAGTCTTAAAAAAGGTACTATAAATGCATTTGTAGGTGCATCAGGAGCAGGAAAAACTACATTAGCTCAGCTTATAGGAAGATTTTGGGATGTAAATGAGGGAGAAATATTAATAAATAATAAAAACATAAAAGACATATCTATGGAAAATTTAATGGATTCTGTAGCCTTTGTATTCCAAGATATATTTATGTTAAATGATACTATATATGAAAATATTAGAATGGGAAATGAAAATGTAACTTATGAAGAAGTAATAGAAGCAGCTAAAAAGGCTCAAATACACGATTTTATAATGACTTTACCCAGCGGATATGAAACTAGAATGGGTGAAAGTGGGATAAAACTTAGTGGCGGAGAAAAACAAAGAGTATCTATAGCAAGGGCAATACTAAAAGATGCGCCTATAATTATATTTGACGAAGCTACATCTTATGCAGACATAGAAAATGAAAGAAAAATACAAATAGCCCTCGAAAATATGCTAAAGGGTAAAACAACTATAATGATAGCTCATAGACTTCATACTATAAAAAATGTAGATAAGATAGTTGTATTTGATAAAGGTGAAATAAAAGAAGAAGGTAGTCATAATGAATTAGTAAGTAAAAATGGATTGTATAAGGATATGTGGAAAACTTATATAGAAAGTGAAAAACTAGCAATAGAGGGAGGTGCTTAA
- a CDS encoding MATE family efflux transporter gives MSEAMTNQKERQKQFILSNNMWKVMFELSWPAVIAMVLYGLNSVIDAIFVGRFIGETALAGVSVAYPLSQISVGLGSLIGVGAGSALSIALGSKDKRTQERLLGNVNYLSLIITVVYIVLGLIFSTQLVKVMGGEGEALALGDSYFRITILGSFFWIYGLAGNMIVRAEGKMKSAAIMMGIGLIVNIFANYILIVLFDLGVAGAAWGTNIGMLVYTLIGWVYFGKGYASFKPKVFSLYRDKDIIKSIINLGISSFIMSFMNLVQAVVVFNALSKYGTVADVAFYGSVYRVFTFLLTPIFGLMRALQPVAGINYGAKQYERVISSFKIFIVTSTILTLPFWIVSMISPNFILELILPNQTFVGTQLTYFRIYMAILPLLSTTFMAMTFFPAIDKGRPAAVIGIVRQLILYIPVMLVLPKMIGVSGVYYGTFAIDSVIVLCTIIMIKKEFNILRSKDTYTHFRI, from the coding sequence TTGAGCGAAGCTATGACAAATCAAAAAGAAAGGCAAAAACAATTTATTTTATCTAATAATATGTGGAAGGTTATGTTTGAACTATCGTGGCCAGCGGTTATTGCCATGGTTTTATATGGTTTAAATTCTGTAATTGATGCTATATTTGTTGGTAGATTTATAGGTGAAACTGCTCTGGCAGGGGTTTCGGTAGCCTATCCCCTTTCTCAAATCAGTGTAGGTTTAGGCTCTTTAATAGGAGTTGGAGCTGGTTCGGCATTAAGCATTGCTTTAGGTAGTAAAGATAAAAGAACACAAGAGCGGCTACTTGGCAATGTTAACTATCTGTCTCTCATTATAACCGTTGTTTATATAGTATTAGGATTAATCTTTTCAACTCAATTAGTAAAAGTTATGGGCGGAGAAGGAGAAGCTTTAGCTTTAGGAGATAGTTATTTTAGAATTACAATTTTAGGTTCTTTTTTCTGGATATACGGATTAGCTGGAAATATGATTGTACGAGCTGAAGGAAAAATGAAGTCAGCAGCAATAATGATGGGAATAGGTTTAATTGTTAATATTTTTGCTAACTATATTTTAATTGTATTATTTGACTTAGGCGTAGCAGGAGCTGCATGGGGTACAAATATTGGAATGCTTGTATATACACTTATAGGTTGGGTTTACTTTGGAAAAGGATATGCTTCATTTAAACCAAAAGTTTTTTCACTTTATCGAGATAAAGATATTATAAAATCAATTATAAATTTAGGTATTTCTTCCTTCATTATGAGTTTTATGAACTTAGTGCAAGCAGTTGTTGTTTTTAATGCACTTTCTAAATATGGTACAGTAGCAGATGTAGCCTTTTATGGTTCAGTATATCGTGTATTTACATTCTTACTTACACCAATTTTTGGATTAATGCGTGCATTGCAACCAGTAGCAGGTATTAATTATGGTGCAAAACAATATGAACGTGTTATTAGTTCCTTTAAAATATTTATAGTTACCTCTACTATATTGACATTACCTTTTTGGATTGTTTCTATGATATCTCCTAATTTTATTTTAGAATTAATATTACCAAATCAAACATTTGTAGGAACACAGTTAACATATTTCCGAATTTATATGGCTATATTACCATTATTATCAACAACTTTTATGGCAATGACATTTTTCCCTGCAATAGATAAAGGTAGACCAGCAGCTGTAATTGGAATTGTAAGACAGTTAATTTTATATATACCAGTAATGCTGGTTTTGCCTAAAATGATTGGAGTTTCTGGTGTTTATTATGGAACATTTGCAATTGATTCAGTTATTGTGTTGTGTACTATTATTATGATAAAAAAAGAATTTAATATATTAAGATCAAAGGATACCTATACACACTTTCGAATATAG
- a CDS encoding helix-turn-helix domain-containing protein, whose product MDGNKNINEIYFNIMEKRFLTRTITNPTFIEYKVNDYLGSGMLNRVILNKGLEFCLCKNNTFSRELLNSELNEKRFLEINYCIDGEATIGLEIEKDWINLKKGDLMFYRNHNLPQTECFNMELDNYSGIVIGLDGDELKKTFFTECEENMLKEWDKSIESILKGNTYFKVKAPPSIEWDMKDLLKYNYNFKDVTSLLLCQSKLMEIISKSVSYGISKRKEINLTQSDKEYIYKAKDILIKNIEYPPSIEELSEMCNTNSYKLKKGFKELFNNTPYGYLREVRMYKGKYLIENTDKNISEIASYVGYTNPSKFSEAFKLKFNITPSECRKVNKNI is encoded by the coding sequence ATGGATGGAAACAAAAATATAAATGAAATATATTTTAATATAATGGAAAAAAGATTTTTAACTAGAACTATAACGAATCCTACATTTATTGAGTATAAAGTAAATGATTATTTAGGTAGTGGTATGCTAAACAGGGTTATATTAAATAAAGGATTAGAATTTTGTTTATGTAAAAACAATACTTTTAGTAGAGAACTTTTAAATTCAGAATTAAACGAGAAACGATTTTTAGAAATTAATTATTGTATAGATGGGGAAGCAACTATAGGGCTAGAAATTGAAAAAGATTGGATTAATCTAAAAAAAGGAGATCTGATGTTTTATAGAAATCATAATTTACCACAAACCGAATGCTTTAATATGGAATTGGATAACTACTCTGGGATTGTAATAGGGCTAGATGGTGATGAGCTTAAAAAAACTTTCTTTACAGAGTGTGAAGAAAATATGTTAAAAGAGTGGGATAAGTCTATAGAATCTATACTTAAGGGAAATACTTATTTTAAAGTAAAAGCTCCTCCTAGTATAGAGTGGGATATGAAAGATTTACTTAAGTATAACTATAACTTTAAAGATGTTACAAGTTTACTTTTGTGCCAAAGTAAGCTTATGGAAATTATATCTAAGAGTGTAAGTTATGGAATTAGTAAAAGAAAAGAGATAAACTTAACACAATCAGACAAAGAATATATATATAAAGCTAAAGATATATTGATTAAAAATATAGAGTATCCGCCTAGTATAGAAGAGCTATCAGAAATGTGTAATACAAATTCGTATAAATTAAAGAAGGGGTTTAAAGAATTGTTTAACAACACTCCATATGGTTATCTAAGAGAAGTTAGGATGTATAAAGGAAAGTATTTAATTGAAAATACAGATAAAAATATATCAGAAATTGCAAGTTACGTAGGATATACTAATCCTAGCAAATTTTCAGAAGCCTTTAAGCTTAAGTTTAATATAACTCCTAGTGAATGCAGAAAAGTTAATAAGAATATTTAA
- a CDS encoding M15 family metallopeptidase: METNNRNNRKKRRRKKTKRPFITIIMLLFIILSATSLVRGKLPFFFNKVVAGGIEEEGTSVINDNTPTDKDNELSNVDNDGEKGSIENPRNENTNKDPQGGKDGGDVTKSNEKQLIEDVDDILIVVNKKRYLDSNYKPNDLVVPNVKFSFDGEHEKKYMRQEAASALEELFNQAKEEGIYLYAVSGYRSYSTQERLFKNRADRVGEEEANKLSARPGESEHQTGLAMDVTSQSAKFDLIEGFGDTEEGKWLKGNAHKFGFIIRYLKDKTDITGYSYEPWHIRYVGKDGAEKIHNEGITLEEYFGFE; this comes from the coding sequence GTGGAGACAAATAATAGAAACAATAGAAAAAAGAGAAGAAGAAAAAAGACTAAAAGACCATTTATAACAATTATAATGTTATTATTCATAATTTTATCTGCTACTTCTTTAGTTAGGGGTAAGCTGCCTTTCTTTTTTAATAAGGTAGTTGCTGGAGGTATAGAAGAAGAAGGTACCAGCGTTATTAATGATAATACTCCTACTGATAAAGATAATGAACTTTCAAACGTAGATAATGATGGAGAAAAAGGGTCTATAGAAAACCCTAGGAATGAGAATACAAATAAAGATCCACAAGGTGGAAAAGATGGTGGAGATGTGACTAAGAGTAATGAAAAACAACTTATTGAGGATGTTGATGATATTTTAATTGTAGTAAATAAGAAAAGATACTTAGATTCAAATTATAAGCCTAATGATTTGGTAGTGCCAAATGTAAAGTTTTCATTTGATGGAGAGCATGAAAAAAAATATATGAGGCAGGAAGCGGCTAGTGCCTTAGAAGAACTTTTTAATCAAGCAAAGGAAGAAGGCATATACTTATATGCGGTTTCTGGATATAGATCCTATAGTACCCAAGAGCGCCTTTTTAAAAATAGGGCTGACAGAGTTGGAGAAGAAGAAGCTAATAAATTAAGTGCTAGACCTGGTGAAAGTGAGCATCAAACAGGTCTTGCCATGGACGTAACTAGTCAAAGTGCTAAGTTTGACCTAATAGAGGGATTTGGAGATACAGAAGAAGGTAAATGGTTAAAGGGTAATGCACATAAGTTTGGATTTATAATAAGGTACTTAAAGGACAAAACTGATATTACAGGATATAGCTACGAGCCTTGGCATATAAGATATGTAGGAAAAGATGGGGCAGAAAAGATACATAATGAAGGAATTACATTAGAAGAATACTTTGGATTCGAGTAG
- a CDS encoding rubredoxin, which produces MNHYKCTVCGYTYKPERGDWTHDIKANTKFEDLPEAWKCPTCNQPKMAFKEVK; this is translated from the coding sequence ATGAATCATTATAAGTGTACTGTATGTGGGTATACCTACAAGCCTGAAAGAGGAGATTGGACCCATGATATAAAGGCTAATACAAAATTTGAGGACTTACCTGAGGCTTGGAAATGTCCTACATGTAATCAGCCTAAAATGGCTTTTAAAGAAGTAAAATAA
- a CDS encoding YczE/YyaS/YitT family protein — MTINKEMLIEDVKKIPGLFLGFLICAYGIAQIKVLNFGMAPWDTLVLGIASKTGLEFGKVTQIMGFIIILFSITIKIYPGIGTILNMTFVGLFVDLISKFNIVLSPENYFLKILVLFYALIVLNYGLYRYLRFELGAGPRDGLMVGLVQITGLSVKYVRTGLESVVLLVGFLLGGTVGLGTVIATLSGGYVLDKIFRWKSFDPKATCQRKLSDYVAINKSKTQVKS, encoded by the coding sequence ATGACTATAAACAAAGAAATGCTCATTGAAGACGTAAAAAAAATACCTGGTTTGTTTTTAGGTTTTTTAATTTGTGCCTATGGAATAGCTCAAATTAAAGTATTAAATTTTGGGATGGCTCCATGGGATACACTTGTTTTGGGTATTGCTAGTAAAACAGGTTTAGAGTTTGGAAAAGTTACTCAGATTATGGGATTTATTATTATTCTTTTTTCTATAACTATTAAAATTTATCCCGGAATTGGAACTATACTTAATATGACATTTGTTGGATTATTTGTAGATTTAATTTCTAAGTTTAATATTGTGCTATCGCCAGAAAACTATTTTTTAAAGATATTGGTACTATTTTATGCACTTATCGTATTAAACTATGGGCTGTATCGCTACTTAAGATTTGAATTAGGTGCAGGTCCTAGGGATGGACTTATGGTTGGGCTCGTACAAATAACAGGCCTAAGTGTTAAATATGTGAGAACTGGTCTAGAATCAGTTGTGCTATTAGTTGGATTTTTACTTGGAGGGACAGTTGGATTAGGAACTGTTATAGCCACATTAAGTGGAGGATATGTACTAGATAAGATTTTTAGATGGAAAAGTTTTGATCCCAAAGCAACATGCCAGAGGAAGCTTTCAGATTATGTGGCGATAAATAAAAGTAAGACTCAGGTTAAGAGTTAA
- a CDS encoding NADH-dependent [FeFe] hydrogenase, group A6, with protein MAENEKKHMDKKIINIKINDQNIAVPEGISILEAAHEVGVKIPTLCHLDLHDIKMVNQTASCRVCMVELVDSRYNRNKLVPSCVTIAHEGMEIRTDTLRSITARRSAVELLLSNHPNECFTCPKNRECELQSLAAELGIREIRWEGERMDYPKDISSDAIVKDSNKCIYCRRCETMCNEVQTCGILSGIGRGFDAFVGPAFNIPMVESSCTYCGQCVQVCPTAALTEVNHRDKVWEALNDPDKYVIVQTAPAIRVALGELFDMEPGTIVTGKMVTALKRMGFDGVFDTDFGADLTIMEEASELIYRIENNKTLPILTSCCPAWVKFIEHQFPELLEIPSTCKSPHIMFGTIAKTYYAEKNGLDPDNIVVVSIMPCIAKKAEAKRPELTKDAHNNVDIVVTTRELGAMIKEAGIEFETLPESEYDRVMGESTGASVIFGTTGGVIEAAIRTAYEWITGEELENVEFEQLRGMDGLRKATVKIGDKELKIGIASGLGNARELLEEIREGKDKYDAIEIMACPGGCIAGGGQPYHHGNYQIVKKRQEAIYQEDRNKKLRKSHENPEIIQLYEEYLGKPFGELAHKLLHTHYEERERI; from the coding sequence ATGGCTGAAAATGAAAAAAAACATATGGATAAAAAAATTATTAATATTAAAATAAACGATCAAAATATAGCTGTTCCAGAGGGGATATCTATATTGGAGGCAGCCCATGAGGTTGGAGTTAAAATACCGACACTATGTCATCTTGATCTACATGATATAAAGATGGTTAATCAAACGGCATCTTGTAGAGTCTGTATGGTAGAATTAGTAGATTCACGATATAATCGCAATAAACTTGTACCATCTTGCGTTACAATTGCCCATGAAGGTATGGAAATACGCACTGATACTCTTCGTTCAATTACGGCAAGGAGGTCAGCTGTAGAACTACTTCTATCAAATCATCCAAATGAATGCTTTACATGTCCTAAAAATAGAGAATGTGAACTACAATCCTTGGCAGCAGAGTTAGGAATTAGAGAGATACGATGGGAAGGAGAGAGAATGGACTATCCTAAGGATATTTCAAGTGATGCCATCGTTAAAGATTCTAATAAATGCATTTACTGTAGGCGATGTGAAACAATGTGTAATGAGGTTCAAACCTGCGGTATATTATCTGGAATTGGTCGTGGATTTGATGCTTTTGTAGGTCCTGCATTTAACATACCCATGGTTGAATCATCCTGTACTTATTGCGGGCAATGTGTTCAAGTTTGCCCTACAGCTGCTCTAACCGAAGTAAACCATAGGGATAAGGTTTGGGAGGCCCTAAATGATCCCGATAAATACGTTATAGTTCAAACAGCACCTGCTATTCGTGTTGCATTAGGAGAACTATTTGACATGGAGCCAGGAACTATTGTGACTGGTAAAATGGTAACTGCTTTGAAACGTATGGGATTTGATGGCGTATTTGATACGGACTTTGGTGCAGATCTTACTATTATGGAGGAAGCTTCCGAATTAATCTATCGTATAGAAAACAATAAAACATTACCAATTCTTACTAGTTGTTGTCCTGCCTGGGTTAAATTCATTGAACATCAATTTCCAGAGCTTTTGGAGATACCTTCAACTTGTAAATCTCCCCATATTATGTTTGGTACTATAGCCAAGACTTATTATGCAGAAAAAAATGGTTTGGACCCTGATAATATTGTTGTAGTATCAATTATGCCCTGTATAGCAAAAAAGGCAGAAGCTAAAAGGCCTGAGCTTACAAAGGATGCACATAATAATGTGGATATTGTAGTTACCACACGGGAGCTAGGGGCAATGATTAAGGAGGCGGGAATAGAATTTGAAACACTTCCAGAGAGCGAATATGATAGGGTTATGGGAGAAAGTACTGGTGCTTCTGTAATATTTGGCACAACTGGTGGTGTAATTGAAGCTGCTATTCGTACGGCCTATGAGTGGATAACTGGAGAAGAATTGGAAAATGTTGAATTTGAACAATTAAGAGGCATGGATGGACTTAGAAAAGCAACTGTGAAAATAGGAGATAAAGAATTAAAAATAGGTATTGCAAGTGGTTTGGGAAATGCTAGAGAGCTTTTGGAGGAGATAAGAGAGGGTAAGGATAAATACGATGCAATTGAGATTATGGCTTGTCCTGGGGGATGTATTGCTGGTGGAGGGCAACCATATCATCATGGAAACTATCAAATTGTTAAAAAACGCCAAGAAGCAATATATCAGGAAGATAGAAATAAAAAATTAAGAAAGTCCCATGAAAATCCTGAGATAATACAGCTTTATGAGGAGTATCTTGGAAAACCATTTGGAGAATTGGCACATAAGTTACTCCATACACATTATGAAGAAAGAGAGAGAATTTAG